The following are from one region of the Epinephelus fuscoguttatus linkage group LG11, E.fuscoguttatus.final_Chr_v1 genome:
- the LOC125897633 gene encoding zinc finger BED domain-containing protein 4-like isoform X2 — MNRSALAANNAAALRVPVRGVTHTCRDRHACCNINRLRDTVKKYNIYTVNNHPVTLARVRRIATFFRRSTTANHILKEKQKLLQLPAHKLTVDVVTRWNSALDTLERFLEQQPAISATLLSQDVRRNEKDLCTLTEEDVTIAEDLVRALKPVKEATLAMSEDKQPTLSVITPLLALLQEALTPSLEDSTVI; from the coding sequence ATGAACAGGTCCGCATTAGCAGCCAATAACGCGGCTGCACTACGGGTGCCGGTAAGGGGCGTGACACACACCTGCCGCGACCGCCATGCCTGCTGCAACATAAATAGACTGAGGGACACAGTAAAGAAATACAATATCTACACTGTAAATAACCACCCGGTTACACTTGCTCGAGTGAGGCGTATAGCGACGTTCTTTCGCCGGAGTACGACGGCAAACCACAtactaaaagaaaaacagaagctACTTCAACTGCCAGCGCACAAGCTAACAGTAGACGTTGTAACTAGGTGGAACAGTGCACTGGACACGCTGGAGCGCTTTTTAGAGCAACAGCCAGCTATCTCTGCCACTCTCCTTTCACAAGACGTGCGCAGGAATGAAAAAGATCTGTGCACCTTAACAGAGGAAGATGTAACGATTGCCGAAGATTTGGTGCGGGCCTTGAAACCAGTGAAAGAAGCCACACTGGCAATGTCGGAAGACAAGCAACCAACTCTGTCCGTCATCACCCCACTTCTCGCCCTGCTGCAGGAGGCCTTGACCCCCAGCCTCGAAGACTCCACCGTG